A single genomic interval of Argopecten irradians isolate NY chromosome 8, Ai_NY, whole genome shotgun sequence harbors:
- the LOC138328947 gene encoding uncharacterized protein, which translates to MDIKLFLIFLVIISVVQQGPAAYKGIMCVEPELGYTKIISNYFTATDFRKACPTQGDLLWTIGNEAFCTILCGIVSLVISYSHAYAPLVGKRSKERWRTVCSMFREWRARRSLCRYCGTDPCQAKRASWKRFEPRVWNLVDFEKRSHAMRMFSQGLQLSVELTKELPCDELYWARKFCDYFEEEHLALFPLCVQRQINAWYPVPY; encoded by the exons ATGGATATCAAacttttcttgattttcttgGTAATCATTAGCGTCGTGCAGCAAGGCCCCGCTGCCTATAAAGGCATTATGTG cGTGGAGCCCGAACTAGGATATACCAAAATAATCTCAAATTATTTCACCGCCACAGATTTTCGAAAAGCATGCCCAACACAAGGCGATCTGTTGTGG actATCGGAAATGAGGCATTTTGTACCATTCTTTGTGGAATTGTGTCTCTGGTGATTTCTTACTCACATGCGTACGCACCACTAGTTGGAAAGCGCTCCAAAGAAAGATGGAGAACCGTTTGTTCCATGTTCAGGGAATGGAGAGCTC GTCGCTCACTCTGCCGTTATTGTGGCACTGATCCATGCCAGGCCAAGCGTGCTTCGTGGAAGCGCTTCGAGCCCCGTGTGTGGAACCTTGTGGATTTCGAAAAGCGCTCCCATGCAATGAGGATGTTTAGCCAAGGGCTTCAGCTGTCAGTAGAGCTGACAAAGGAGCTCCCATGCGATGAATTATACTGGGCACGGAAGTTCTGCGACTATTTCGAGGAGGAGCATTTAGCTTTGTTCCCGCTGTGTGTCCAGCGCCAAATCAACGCCTGGTACCCAGTGCCTTATTAg
- the LOC138329872 gene encoding uncharacterized protein: protein MDIKLFLIFLVIICVVQQGPVAYRGITWFSSGARARKYTKNTSTNYFTRTPDFRKTIGKEGILYHSLWNCVSGDFLLTCVRTTSWKALQRKMENRLFHVQGMESSSLLCRYCGTDPCQAKRASWKRFEPRVWNLVDFEKRSHAMRRFSQGLQLSVELTKELPCDELYWARKFCDYFEEEHLALFPLCVQRQINAWYPVPY from the exons ATGGATATCAAacttttcttgattttcttgGTAATCATTTGCGTCGTGCAGCAAGGCCCTGTCGCTTATCGAGGCATTACATG GTTCAGCAGTGGAGCCCGAGCTAGGAAGTATACAAAGAATACATCGACAAATTATTTTACACGCACACCAGATTTTCGAAAA actATCGGAAAAGAGGGCATTTTGTACCATTCTTTGTGGAATTGTGTCTCTGGTGATTTCTTACTCACATGCGTACGCACCACTAGTTGGAAAGCGCTCCAAAGAAAGATGGAGAACCGTTTGTTCCATGTTCAGGGAATGGAGAGCTC GTCGCTCCTCTGCCGTTATTGTGGCACTGATCCATGCCAGGCCAAGCGTGCTTCGTGGAAGCGCTTCGAGCCCCGTGTGTGGAACCTTGTGGATTTCGAAAAGCGCTCCCATGCAATGAGGAGGTTTAGCCAAGGGCTTCAGCTGTCAGTAGAGCTGACAAAGGAGCTCCCATGCGATGAATTATACTGGGCACGGAAGTTCTGCGACTATTTCGAGGAGGAGCATTTAGCTTTGTTCCCGCTGTGTGTCCAGCGCCAAATCAACGCCTGGTATCCAGTGCCTTATTAG
- the LOC138328950 gene encoding uncharacterized protein, with protein sequence MDIKLFLIFLVIISVVQQGPAAYKGIMCVEPELGYTKIISNYFTATDFRKACPTQGDLLWTIGNEAFCTILCGIVSLVISYSHAYAPLVGKRSKERWRTVCSMFREWRARRSLCRYCGTDPCQAKRASWKRFEPRVWNLVDFEKRSHAMRMFSQGLQLSVELTKELPCDELYWARKFCDYFEEEHLALFPLCVQRQINAWYPVPY encoded by the exons ATGGATATCAAacttttcttgattttcttgGTAATCATTAGCGTCGTGCAGCAAGGCCCTGCTGCCTATAAAGGCATTATGTG cGTGGAGCCCGAGCTAGGATATACCAAAATAATCTCAAATTATTTCACCGCCACAGATTTTCGAAAAGCATGCCCAACACAAGGCGATCTGCTGTGG actATCGGAAATGAGGCATTTTGTACCATTCTTTGTGGAATTGTGTCTCTGGTGATTTCTTACTCACATGCGTACGCACCACTAGTTGGAAAGCGCTCCAAAGAAAGATGGAGAACCGTTTGTTCCATGTTCAGGGAATGGAGAGCTC GTCGCTCACTCTGCCGTTATTGTGGCACTGATCCATGCCAGGCCAAGCGTGCTTCGTGGAAGCGCTTCGAGCCCCGTGTGTGGAACCTTGTGGATTTCGAAAAGCGCTCCCATGCAATGAGGATGTTTAGCCAAGGGCTTCAGCTGTCAGTAGAGCTGACAAAGGAGCTCCCATGCGATGAATTATACTGGGCACGGAAGTTCTGCGACTATTTCGAGGAGGAGCATTTAGCTTTGTTCCCGCTGTGTGTCCAGCGCCAAATCAACGCCTGGTACCCAGTGCCTTATTAG
- the LOC138328949 gene encoding uncharacterized protein encodes MDIKLFLIFLVIISVVQQGPAAYKGIMCVEPELGYTKIISNYFTATDFRKACPTQGDLLWTIGKEAFCTILCGIVSLVISYSHAYAPLVGKRSKERWRTVCSMFREWRARRSLCRYCGTDPCQAKRASWKRFEPRVWNLVDFEKRSHAMRMFSQGLQLSVELTKELPCDELYWARKFCDYFEEEHLALFPLCVQRQINAWYPVPY; translated from the exons ATGGATATCAAacttttcttgattttcttgGTAATCATTAGCGTCGTGCAGCAAGGCCCTGCTGCCTATAAAGGCATTATGTG cGTGGAGCCCGAGCTAGGATATACCAAAATAATCTCAAATTATTTCACCGCCACAGATTTTCGAAAAGCATGCCCAACACAAGGCGATCTGCTGTGG actATCGGAAAAGAGGCATTTTGTACCATTCTTTGTGGAATTGTGTCTCTGGTGATTTCTTACTCACATGCGTACGCACCACTAGTTGGAAAGCGCTCCAAAGAAAGATGGAGAACCGTTTGTTCCATGTTCAGGGAATGGAGAGCTC GTCGCTCACTCTGCCGTTATTGTGGCACTGATCCATGCCAGGCCAAGCGTGCTTCGTGGAAGCGCTTCGAGCCCCGTGTGTGGAACCTTGTGGATTTCGAAAAGCGCTCCCATGCAATGAGGATGTTTAGCCAAGGGCTTCAGCTGTCAGTAGAGCTGACAAAGGAGCTCCCATGCGATGAATTATACTGGGCACGGAAGTTCTGCGACTATTTCGAGGAGGAGCATTTAGCTTTGTTCCCGCTGTGTGTCCAGCGCCAAATCAACGCCTGGTACCCAGTGCCTTATTAG
- the LOC138328951 gene encoding uncharacterized protein, whose amino-acid sequence MDIKLFLIFLVIISVVQQGPAAYKGIMCVEPELGYTKIISNYFTATDFRKACPTQGDLLWTIGNEAFCTILCGIVSLVISYSHAYAPLVGKRSKERWRTVCSMFREWRARRSLCRYCGTDPCQAKRASWKRFEPRVWNLVDFEKRSHAMRMFSQGLQLSVELTKELPCDELYWARKFCDYFEEEHLALFPLCVQRQINAWYPVPY is encoded by the exons ATGGATATCAAacttttcttgattttcttgGTAATCATTAGCGTCGTGCAGCAAGGCCCCGCTGCCTATAAAGGCATTATGTG cGTGGAGCCCGAGCTAGGATATACCAAAATAATCTCAAATTATTTCACCGCCACAGATTTTCGAAAAGCATGCCCAACACAAGGCGATCTGTTGTGG actATCGGAAATGAGGCATTTTGTACCATTCTTTGTGGAATTGTGTCTCTGGTGATTTCTTACTCACATGCGTACGCACCACTAGTTGGAAAGCGCTCCAAAGAAAGATGGAGAACCGTTTGTTCCATGTTCAGGGAATGGAGAGCTC GTCGCTCACTCTGCCGTTATTGTGGCACTGATCCATGCCAGGCCAAGCGTGCTTCGTGGAAGCGCTTCGAGCCCCGTGTGTGGAACCTTGTGGATTTCGAAAAGCGCTCCCATGCAATGAGGATGTTTAGCCAAGGGCTTCAGCTGTCAGTAGAGCTGACAAAGGAGCTCCCATGCGATGAATTATACTGGGCACGGAAGTTCTGCGACTATTTCGAGGAGGAGCATTTAGCTTTGTTCCCGCTGTGTGTCCAGCGCCAAATCAACGCCTGGTACCCAGTGCCTTATTAG
- the LOC138328948 gene encoding uncharacterized protein yields the protein MDIKLFLIFLVIICVVQQGPAAYKGIMCVEPELGYTKIISNYFTATDFRKVCPTQGDLLWTIGKEAFCTILCGIVSLVISYSHAYAPLVGKRSKERWRTVCSMFREWRARRSLCRYCGTDPCQAKRASWKRFEPRVWNLVDFEKRSHAMRRFSQGLQLSVELTKELPCDELYWARMFCDYFEEEHLALFPLCVQRQINAWYPVPY from the exons ATGGATATCAAacttttcttgattttcttgGTAATCATTTGCGTCGTGCAGCAAGGCCCTGCTGCCTATAAAGGCATTATGTG cGTGGAGCCCGAGCTAGGATATACCAAAATAATCTCAAATTATTTCACCGCCACAGATTTTCGAAAAGTATGCCCAACACAAGGCGATCTGCTGTGG actATCGGAAAAGAGGCATTTTGTACCATTCTTTGTGGAATTGTGTCTCTGGTGATTTCTTACTCACATGCGTACGCACCACTAGTTGGAAAGCGCTCCAAAGAAAGATGGAGAACCGTTTGTTCCATGTTCAGGGAATGGAGAGCTC GTCGCTCACTCTGCCGTTATTGTGGCACTGATCCATGCCAGGCCAAGCGTGCTTCGTGGAAGCGCTTCGAGCCCCGTGTGTGGAACCTTGTGGATTTCGAAAAGCGCTCCCATGCAATGAGGAGGTTTAGCCAAGGGCTTCAGCTGTCAGTAGAGCTGACAAAGGAGCTCCCATGCGATGAATTATACTGGGCACGGATGTTCTGCGACTATTTCGAGGAGGAGCATTTAGCTTTGTTCCCGCTGTGTGTCCAGCGCCAAATCAACGCCTGGTATCCAGTGCCTTATTAG
- the LOC138329871 gene encoding uncharacterized protein — translation MDIKLFLIFLVIISVVQQGPAASKGIMCVEPELGYTKIISNYFTATDFRKACPTQGDLLWTIGNEAFCTILCGIVSLVISYSHAYAPLVGKRSKERWRTVCSMFREWRARRSLCRYCGTDPCQAKRASWKRFEPRVWNLVDFEKRSHAMRMFSQGFQLSVELTKELPCDELYWARKFCDYFEEEHLALFPLCVQRQINAWYPVPY, via the exons ATGGATATCAAacttttcttgattttcttAGTAATCATTAGCGTCGTGCAGCAAGGCCCTGCTGCCTCTAAAGGCATTATGTG CGTGGAGCCCGAGCTAGGATATACCAAAATAATCTCAAATTATTTCACCGCCACAGATTTTCGAAAAGCATGCCCAACACAAGGCGATCTGCTGTGG actATCGGAAATGAGGCATTTTGTACCATTCTTTGTGGAATTGTGTCTCTGGTGATTTCTTACTCACATGCGTACGCACCACTAGTTGGAAAGCGCTCCAAAGAAAGATGGAGAACCGTTTGTTCCATGTTCAGGGAATGGAGAGCTC GTCGCTCACTCTGCCGTTATTGTGGCACTGATCCATGCCAGGCCAAGCGTGCTTCGTGGAAGCGCTTCGAGCCCCGTGTGTGGAACCTTGTGGATTTCGAAAAGCGCTCCCATGCAATGAGGATGTTTAGCCAAGGGTTTCAGCTGTCAGTAGAGCTGACAAAGGAGCTCCCATGCGATGAATTATACTGGGCACGGAAGTTCTGCGACTATTTCGAGGAGGAGCATTTAGCTTTGTTCCCGCTGTGTGTCCAGCGCCAAATCAACGCCTGGTACCCAGTGCCTTATTAG
- the LOC138328952 gene encoding uncharacterized protein has protein sequence MDIKLFLIFLVIISVVQQGPAAYKGIMCVEPELGYTKIISNYFTATDFRKACPTQGDLLWTIGNEAFCTILCGIVSLVISYSHAYAPLVGKRSKERWRTVCSMFREWRARRSLCRYCGTDPCQAKRASWKRFEPRVWNLVDFEKRSHAMRMFSQGLQLSVELTKELPCDELYWARKFCDYFEEEHLALFPLCVQRQINAWYPVPY, from the exons ATGGATATCAAacttttcttgattttcttgGTAATCATTAGCGTCGTGCAGCAAGGCCCTGCTGCCTATAAAGGCATTATGTG cGTGGAGCCCGAGCTAGGATATACCAAAATAATCTCAAATTATTTCACCGCCACAGATTTTCGAAAAGCATGCCCAACACAAGGCGATCTGTTGTGG actATCGGAAATGAGGCATTTTGTACCATTCTTTGTGGAATTGTGTCTCTGGTGATTTCTTACTCACATGCGTACGCACCACTAGTTGGAAAGCGCTCCAAAGAAAGATGGAGAACCGTTTGTTCCATGTTCAGGGAATGGAGAGCTC GTCGCTCACTCTGCCGTTATTGTGGCACTGATCCATGCCAGGCCAAGCGTGCTTCGTGGAAGCGCTTCGAGCCCCGTGTGTGGAACCTTGTGGATTTCGAAAAGCGCTCCCATGCAATGAGGATGTTTAGCCAAGGGCTTCAGCTGTCAGTAGAGCTGACAAAGGAGCTCCCATGCGATGAATTATACTGGGCACGGAAGTTCTGCGACTATTTCGAGGAGGAGCATTTAGCTTTGTTCCCGCTGTGTGTCCAGCGCCAAATCAACGCCTGGTACCCAGTGCCTTATTAG